The Drosophila suzukii chromosome X, CBGP_Dsuzu_IsoJpt1.0, whole genome shotgun sequence DNA window GCCAAGCTATTGGGGCTTAATTCAAGCTCCTTTTCTGAAAGTTTCATTaaaatcaaacccacagttttcgagaaaatAGCCTAACAGTGACGCAACCTCGGATtttccccatacaaaaaaggggggcaaaaatgaaattacctACGGCTCCACTCCTAGAGGTTGTGCcaaaattttatcaaaatcaaacccacagaTTTTGAGAAAATTGCTTTACAGTTGGGGGTGTTAAAAAGGTTAATAAAAGGCAGTTTAATCCAGAAACTGAACCATTGGATACTAAGACATGAACCACAATGTAACAGCTTAGCCATGACAATCATTCGACGCTAACTTTCTATAACTTTATACAactctcacagaggttgtgccaacttgcacggtatggCATTCGGAGGGGCATCATTATAGCTAATTTCTGAGTtaattacaggcaattcaaacccacagttttcgagaaattcaagtattttcaattatggcttttgccacgcggtcacactgtccaggccagcgagaaatcgtatgcACACctgacatcaaccatcaaaatatatatgcaaactttaattaattcatacaactctcacagaggttgtgccaacttgcacggtatcgcattcgaaggggcatcatttgAGCTAATTTCAGAataaattacaggcaattcaaacccacagttttcgagaaattcaaatgtgcgtcaaattagcgtcggcctGTTAGCAACGAAAACGGGAACGGTGGAATATGGAACATGGGgccctttttatttttaaattttctcgctatttggggaccaaatcgaaaaatttaaaatgctagattgttaagaaagaaaagatctaTCGAGCTAGGTAGGTTTGGGACACATACGAGGCCTATTAGTAtttcaaaaatgcatttgaaaaatcgtgtccccacaattttgttaactgctcccctcacagaggttgtgccaatatGCACGATAAACCAAGCTATTAAGGGTTAATTCAAGCTCCTTGTCTGAAAGTTTCAtcaaaatcaaacccacagttttcgagaaaatAGCCTAACAGTACCGCAACCTCGGATtttccccatacaaaaaaggggggcaaaaatgaaattacctACTGCTCCACTCctagaggttgtgccaacatgcacggtatatgGGTAGATAGGGGATAATCTAGGGACTGTTCTGTGAAAGTTTTATCAAAAACAAACCCacagattttgaaaaaattgcTTAACAGTTGGGGGTGTTAAAAAGGTTATTAAAAGGCCGTTTAATCCAGAAACGGAACCATTGGATACTAAGACATAAACCACAATGTAAACAGCTTAGCCATGACAATCATTCGACGCTAACTTTCTATAACTTTATACagctctcacagaggttgtgccaacttgcacggtatcgcattcgaaggggcatcattatagctaatttctgaataaattacaggcaattcaaacccacagttttcgagaaattcaagtcttttcaattatggcttttgccacgcggtcacactgtcaaggcctgcgataaatcgtatgacccgtgacatcaaccatcaaaatatatatgcaaactttaattaattcatacagctctcttagaggttgtgccaacttgcacggtatcgcattcgaaggggcatcattaaagctaatttctaaataaatttcaggcagttcaaacccacagttttcgagaaattcaagtcttttcaattatggcttttgccacgcggtcacactgtcaaggcctgcgataaatcgtatgacccgtgacatcaaccatcaaaatttatatgcaaactttaattaattcatacagctctcacagaggttgtgccaacttgcacggtatcgcattcgaaggggcatcattaaagctaatttctgaataaattacaggcaattcaaaccacagttttcgagaaattcaagtcttttcaattatggcttttgccacgcggtcacactgtcaaggcctgcgataaatcgtatgacccgtgacatcaaccatcaaaatttatatgcaaactttaattaattcatacagctctcacagaggttgtgccaacttgcacggtatcgcattcgaaggggcatcattaaagctaatttctaaataaatttcaggcaattcaaacccacagttttcgagaaattcaagtcttttcaattatggcttttgccacgcggtcacactgtcaaggcctgcgataaatcgtatgacccgtgacatcaaccatcaatatatatatgcaaactttaattaattcatacagctctcacagaggttgtgccaacttgcacggtatcgcattcaaaggggcatcattaaagctaatttctaaataaatttcaggcaattcaaacccacagttttcgagaaattcaagtcttttcaattatggcttttgccacgcggtcacactgtcaaggcctgcgataaatcgtatgacccgtgacatcaaccatcaaaatttatatgcaaactttaattaattcatacagctctcacagaggttgtgccaacttgcacggtatcgcattcgaaggggcatcattatagctagtttctgaataaattacaggcaattcaaacccacagttttcgagaaattcaagtcttttcaattatggcttttgccacgcggtcacactgtcaaggcctgcgataaatcgtatgacccgtgacatcaaccatcaaaatatatatgcaaactttaattaattcatacagctctcttagaggttgtgccaacttgcacggtatcgcattcgaaggggcatcattaaagctaatttctaaataaatttcaggcaattcaaacccacagttttcgagaaattcaagtcttttcaattatggcttttgccacgcggtcacactgtcaaggcctgcgataaatcgtatgacccgtgacatcaaccatcaaaatttatatgcaaactttaattaattcatacagctctcacagaggttgtgccaacttgcacggtatcgcattcgaaggggcatcattaaagctaatttctgaataaattacaggcaattcaaacccacagttttcgagaaattcaagtcttttcaattatggcttttgccacgcggtcacactgtcaaggcctgcgataaatcgtatgacccgtgacatcaaccatcaaaatttatatgcaaactttaattaattcatacagctctcacagaggttgtgccaacttgcacggtatcgcattcgaaggggcatcattaaagctaatttctaaataaatttcaggcaattcaaacccacagttttcgagaaattcaagtcttttcaattatggcttttgccacgcggtcacactgtcaaggcctgcgataaatcgtatgacccgtgacatcaaccatcaaaatttatatgcaaactttaattaattcatacagctctcacagaggttgtgccaacttgcacggtatcgcattcgaaggggcatcattaaagctaatttctaaataaattacaggcaattcaaagACCAGCGAGGAAGCGAATTCAGCCAAGACATTTACCACAAAAAGGTACTTATCGATATATCGCCAAGTGCCAGGCTACGACCTACAACACTTAATTGAGCCAATCGAATACTTTTGGCCGCCAagtattcaaaaatatatatttttaatatcaaaTCTTCATTGTTATATGTATGCACCCCCTAATTGGTATTTATTTCCtgattattttaatatataattcattGAAATCGAGCCAGTGGTTTGgtagaatttaacattttactgattttagaaaaatataaaaattcccTAGTAGCTATTGTGGAGTTGCCATACTGCCGAATAAAATCCCCGTTACTTTGAATGAGAAGCTCGTGCAGAGACGTAAGGTGAAAGAAAAACGGGAAGAAACGGAAAAGATGGCACGCCATATTTGTATGATAAAATGCGtaagtttatttttgattttacttattaattatattaacaataaaaatttatttttcagaCAATCACCAATTTGTATCTGGGGGATTCCGAGAAGGAGCGCTCCGCCGATGCAGGGGAGCCGGCCAGTCGGCGCCGACGTCGTCCTGGTGACGAGGATCGGAATGGCGATGGCGAGGAGTCACAACGCCGGCGCCGACGACGCAATCGCCAATCCGCTCCTGGTCACCAGGACGACGTCGGCGCCGAGGGCGACTCCAGCGGCGACCACCGTGCTAATGGCGGAGCAACGCGGCAGGAGGAAGCCGGTCAGCAACCGAAGGAAGCCGCCGATGGAGATATTGTTTctaaataataacaaataacaaataaaaacaattactTGTACAGCTGTGTTCATTAAAATAGCAGTGCGACAGAAGCGAAACTATATAACGGTTGTTTAGCATAGTCCTTTTCGTTAGTTGATCGCTAGTACCTTTTTTTTGTAGAACCCATCATAGAGATACAAAACAAGCAAGAACCCCATTAGATTTGGTCTGTTTTTGCGTTTCTTTCATATTTTTGCACCGGCACAAAAACGTTATGCGACACGGAAAACAACAAGTATATAGGACGTACGCAATGTCCGCTTCAGCAAAACTTATCCTTTTGCATCCTGTAGGACTATAAAAGCGAATCTGAGCTTGGGAATCAGGGATGGCACAATTCTGAGAAGTCTCTTCGATGAAAATTGGAATGCTAGAAGTCCACCAAAGGAGCCATTACTTGGTAAAAGACACCCCAAAGACAGGTTGAAGTTTGCCAAAAGCCACTTGAACTAGCCACTTTCAAAAGGTCGATATATCCTTTGGACAGATGAGTCTTAGCTGGTGTTTTTGGTGAAACAGGTTCAAAATAGTATGTCCGTCGACCACCAAACGATGaattatacattaaaataatagggaAATAAATACCAATTAGGGGGTGCATACATATCACAATGAAAATTTgaatcataaaatatatatttttcaatacttgGCGGCCAAAAGTATTCGATTGGCTCAATTAAGTGTTGTAGGTCGTAGCTTGGCACTTGGCGATATATCGATAAATACCTTTTCGTGGTAAATGTCTTGGCTGAATTTGCTTTCTCGC harbors:
- the LOC139353363 gene encoding uncharacterized protein, translating into MARHICMIKCTITNLYLGDSEKERSADAGEPASRRRRRPGDEDRNGDGEESQRRRRRRNRQSAPGHQDDVGAEGDSSGDHRANGGATRQEEAGQQPKEAADGDIVSK